In one window of Tenacibaculum mesophilum DNA:
- a CDS encoding OmpH family outer membrane protein — MKLKITFILTLFFIGFSNAQTKVGTVDSELVISKMPQMKGVLQRVENYGKKLDSSFQIKATEYKTKVDSFKAEEKLMTDDDKKTRIQELRTLEQEMGKFRQNGSAMMQVQREQSLRPLYKKLSEVIAEVAKANGYTQILTTTGNEFGYIDERFDITKLVLDKLGIKE, encoded by the coding sequence ATGAAACTAAAAATCACTTTTATACTAACTTTATTTTTTATAGGATTTTCAAATGCGCAAACCAAAGTAGGAACGGTAGATAGCGAATTAGTCATTAGTAAAATGCCTCAAATGAAAGGGGTCTTACAACGAGTAGAAAATTATGGTAAAAAACTAGATTCTAGTTTTCAAATAAAAGCTACAGAATATAAGACAAAAGTTGATTCTTTTAAAGCAGAAGAAAAACTAATGACCGATGATGATAAGAAAACTAGAATTCAAGAATTAAGAACTCTTGAACAAGAAATGGGTAAATTTCGTCAGAATGGATCAGCTATGATGCAAGTACAAAGAGAGCAGAGTTTAAGACCACTATATAAAAAACTAAGCGAAGTAATAGCTGAAGTAGCAAAAGCTAATGGTTATACACAAATTTTAACTACTACTGGAAACGAATTTGGTTATATCGATGAACGTTTTGATATCACTAAATTGGTATTAGATAAACTAGGAATTAAAGAGTAA
- a CDS encoding DUF1853 family protein — protein sequence MSLKKKDLQLQYEGFLKTPFLWHGKGVFNLEQFSILKIKTISFNEEIKQKLRLGKLVERFVSFELNQNSSVSILAESIQIQNKKITVGELDCLLLKDKESIHLEIIYKFYLYDVSVGNSEIEHWIGPNRRDSLIQKLTKLQEKQLPLLYSNHTKTYLDKLKLVIDEIIQQVYFKAQLFVPLKDFGEKIKQLNNECIYGFYIYPKELPQFSDCKFYIPNKHNWLVNPHSNIDWLTFETFQDKLQQFLNEENAPLCWLKKPNGELFKFFIVWWNN from the coding sequence ATGTCCCTAAAAAAAAAAGACTTACAATTACAATATGAAGGATTTTTAAAAACACCTTTTCTATGGCATGGAAAAGGTGTTTTTAATTTAGAACAATTCTCCATATTAAAAATTAAAACAATCTCGTTTAATGAAGAAATCAAACAAAAACTACGTTTGGGTAAATTGGTTGAACGTTTTGTTTCATTTGAATTAAATCAAAATAGTTCTGTATCAATCCTTGCTGAGAGCATTCAAATTCAAAATAAAAAAATTACTGTAGGAGAGTTAGATTGTTTATTGTTAAAGGATAAAGAATCAATTCATTTAGAAATTATATATAAGTTCTACTTATATGATGTTTCTGTTGGAAACTCTGAAATTGAACATTGGATTGGCCCAAATCGACGCGATTCTCTTATTCAAAAGCTAACAAAACTTCAAGAAAAACAATTACCACTACTCTATTCTAATCACACTAAAACTTATTTAGATAAATTAAAGTTGGTTATAGATGAAATAATACAACAAGTATATTTTAAAGCACAATTGTTTGTTCCTCTAAAGGATTTCGGGGAAAAAATCAAACAGCTAAATAATGAGTGTATCTATGGTTTTTATATTTACCCGAAAGAATTACCACAATTCTCAGATTGTAAATTCTATATTCCTAATAAACATAACTGGTTAGTAAATCCACATTCAAATATTGACTGGTTAACTTTTGAAACCTTTCAAGATAAACTTCAACAATTTTTAAATGAAGAAAATGCTCCTCTTTGTTGGCTAAAGAAACCAAACGGCGAACTTTTTAAGTTTTTTATAGTTTGGTGGAATAATTAG
- a CDS encoding ion transporter, which produces MDSKKLNWREKLHEVIYEADTPAGRLFDIILLFAILASIVLVMLESIESFDNKHHNFLYISEWIITIFFSIEYILRIISINKPTKYIFSFYGIIDLLSTIPMYLTFFFVGTHSSLIALRALRLLRVFRILKVSRYIGESNQLIKALNASKAKIGVFLYFVLIICIILGSVMYFIEGAENGFTSIPRSIYWSIVTLTTVGYGDIAPQTALGQFIASITVIIGYAIIAIPTGIVSSEMTKKKVHLNTQSCPNCSYEGHKDDAEFCYHCGTKLN; this is translated from the coding sequence TTGGATAGTAAAAAACTTAATTGGAGAGAAAAATTACATGAAGTAATCTACGAAGCAGATACTCCTGCAGGACGATTATTTGACATCATCTTGTTATTTGCAATCTTAGCAAGTATTGTACTGGTTATGCTTGAAAGTATTGAAAGTTTTGATAACAAACATCATAATTTCCTATATATTTCAGAATGGATTATTACTATTTTTTTTTCCATTGAGTATATCCTAAGAATTATTTCAATAAACAAGCCAACAAAATACATTTTTAGCTTTTATGGTATTATAGATTTACTTTCTACTATTCCTATGTACCTAACGTTCTTTTTTGTAGGTACACATAGTAGTTTAATAGCTTTGAGAGCATTACGCCTATTAAGAGTTTTTAGGATTTTAAAAGTCTCTAGGTATATTGGAGAGTCAAATCAATTAATAAAAGCTTTAAATGCTAGTAAAGCTAAAATTGGAGTCTTTCTTTATTTTGTGTTGATTATCTGTATCATTTTAGGTTCCGTAATGTATTTTATTGAAGGGGCTGAAAACGGCTTTACAAGTATTCCTAGAAGCATTTATTGGTCAATAGTAACACTTACAACCGTTGGTTATGGAGATATTGCTCCGCAAACCGCTTTAGGACAATTTATTGCAAGTATTACAGTAATTATTGGTTATGCTATTATTGCGATACCTACAGGAATTGTAAGTTCCGAAATGACTAAAAAAAAGGTACACCTAAACACTCAATCTTGCCCAAATTGCTCCTATGAAGGACATAAAGATGATGCAGAATTTTGTTATCATTGCGGAACAAAACTGAACTAA
- a CDS encoding YggS family pyridoxal phosphate-dependent enzyme, with protein sequence MITGIKENLQKIKSTLPENVTLVAVSKTKPIADLQEAYDAGQRIFGENKIQEMVAKYDELPKDIKWHMIGHLQRNKVKYMAHFVDLIHGVDSFKTLKEINKQAKKHNRVINCLLQARIAKEDTKFGLPFEDIEAILASDELKELENIKIVGLMGMATFTDNQKQLQEEFSSLANFFNGNKENYPNLQTLSMGMSGDYELAIKNGSTMVRIGSSIFGVRNYIA encoded by the coding sequence AATCTTCAAAAAATAAAATCAACACTACCAGAAAATGTAACGTTAGTTGCTGTTTCTAAAACCAAACCTATTGCAGATTTACAAGAAGCTTACGATGCTGGTCAGCGAATATTTGGTGAGAATAAAATACAAGAAATGGTAGCTAAGTATGATGAATTGCCTAAGGACATAAAATGGCATATGATTGGTCATTTACAACGTAATAAGGTAAAGTATATGGCTCATTTTGTTGATTTAATTCATGGTGTAGATAGTTTTAAAACACTGAAAGAAATAAACAAACAGGCTAAAAAACATAATAGAGTTATTAATTGTTTGTTACAAGCACGAATTGCTAAAGAAGATACTAAATTTGGGTTACCTTTTGAAGATATTGAAGCTATTTTAGCGTCAGATGAGTTAAAAGAGCTTGAAAATATAAAAATTGTTGGTTTAATGGGAATGGCTACGTTTACAGATAACCAAAAACAATTACAAGAAGAATTTTCTTCATTAGCTAATTTCTTTAATGGAAATAAAGAAAACTATCCTAATTTACAAACATTATCTATGGGAATGAGTGGAGATTATGAATTAGCCATAAAAAATGGTAGTACAATGGTACGAATAGGAAGCTCAATTTTTGGAGTTAGAAATTATATTGCTTAG
- the miaA gene encoding tRNA (adenosine(37)-N6)-dimethylallyltransferase MiaA → MSQKNTLITIVGATAIGKTALSIKLAQHFNCEIISCDSRQFYKEMTIGTAVPDPEELDAAPHHFIQNRSVFENYSVGQFEKDALKTLNELFTKNPIQIMVGGSGLYVDAVLKGLDYFPDVDPQIRIDLTTELENKGIEHLQKRLKKLDIEAYNTIAIDNPHRLIRSLEICIGTGETYSSFKNKPKAPRNFQSIKIGLTADREIMYDRINRRVAIMIEKGLIEEAKKLHPYKNLNALQTVGYRELFEYFEGNFTKEFAIEEIKKNSRRFAKRQGTWFRKDSNILWFDFQEDLQNIIKTIENKL, encoded by the coding sequence ATGTCTCAAAAAAACACATTAATTACGATTGTTGGTGCAACTGCTATTGGTAAAACAGCACTAAGCATTAAACTAGCTCAGCACTTTAATTGTGAAATTATTTCGTGTGACTCTCGTCAGTTTTATAAAGAAATGACTATAGGAACAGCGGTTCCTGACCCCGAAGAACTGGATGCTGCTCCACATCATTTTATACAAAACAGAAGTGTTTTTGAAAATTATTCAGTAGGACAGTTTGAAAAAGATGCATTAAAAACTCTAAACGAACTATTTACTAAAAACCCTATTCAAATAATGGTAGGCGGAAGTGGTTTGTATGTAGATGCTGTTTTAAAAGGATTAGATTATTTTCCTGATGTAGATCCACAAATAAGAATAGATTTAACTACTGAGTTAGAAAACAAAGGTATAGAACATCTTCAAAAAAGATTAAAAAAACTTGATATTGAAGCTTACAATACGATTGCTATTGACAATCCACATCGATTAATCCGTTCTTTAGAGATTTGTATAGGAACTGGAGAAACATACAGTTCTTTTAAAAATAAACCTAAAGCACCTCGTAATTTTCAATCTATAAAAATTGGATTGACAGCCGATAGAGAAATTATGTATGATCGTATTAATCGTCGTGTAGCTATTATGATTGAAAAAGGTTTGATAGAAGAAGCTAAAAAACTACATCCTTATAAAAACCTAAACGCATTGCAAACAGTAGGGTACAGAGAGTTATTCGAATATTTTGAAGGTAACTTTACTAAAGAATTTGCTATTGAGGAAATTAAGAAGAACTCAAGAAGGTTTGCCAAACGACAAGGAACATGGTTTCGTAAAGATTCAAACATTTTATGGTTTGATTTCCAAGAAGATCTTCAAAATATCATAAAAACTATTGAAAATAAACTTTAA
- a CDS encoding exonuclease domain-containing protein: MYAILDIETTGGKYNEEGITEIAIYKYDGHQIVDQFISLVNPEREIQEFVVKLTGINNKMLRNAPKFYEIAKRIVEITQDCFIVAHNANFDYRILRTEFDRLGYKYKRNTLCTVSLSKKLIPESPSHSLGKLCKFLGIPMSDRHRATGDALATVQLFKLLIDKDVEKGIIQQSIKYFDNRHEKFHIQRILDSLPEKEGLFYVHNHEGTIIFVGRGKNIKQETNKLFLKETRKALKVIKRVSKVSYEETGNMLFTRLKYHLELEKLKPKYNIIRKRKITDKNFNHDNMLIVDKGRIPEEHAVILIEKNEVIGYTYTNLAFQENQLSILKSMLTPIEYKELAKTIIKNYLLKNKVSKIVRLQVENNL; this comes from the coding sequence TTGTACGCTATTTTAGACATTGAAACTACTGGAGGGAAATATAACGAAGAAGGGATTACAGAAATTGCCATCTATAAATATGATGGACATCAAATTGTAGATCAATTCATTAGTTTAGTTAATCCAGAAAGGGAAATTCAGGAATTTGTTGTAAAACTTACTGGTATTAATAATAAAATGCTACGAAATGCGCCCAAGTTTTATGAAATAGCGAAAAGAATTGTTGAAATAACTCAAGATTGTTTTATTGTGGCTCATAATGCTAACTTTGATTATCGTATTCTTCGTACCGAATTTGACAGGTTAGGTTATAAATACAAACGAAATACACTATGTACAGTTAGTTTAAGCAAAAAACTAATTCCAGAGTCACCATCTCATAGTCTAGGAAAACTCTGTAAGTTTTTAGGAATTCCTATGTCTGATCGTCACAGAGCAACAGGTGACGCATTAGCTACGGTACAATTATTTAAACTATTAATAGATAAAGATGTTGAGAAAGGTATTATTCAACAATCTATAAAGTATTTTGACAACAGACATGAAAAGTTTCATATTCAAAGAATATTAGATAGTTTACCTGAAAAAGAAGGTCTTTTTTATGTTCATAACCACGAAGGAACAATCATTTTTGTAGGGAGAGGTAAAAATATAAAGCAAGAAACTAATAAACTCTTTTTAAAAGAAACTAGAAAAGCATTAAAAGTAATAAAAAGAGTTAGTAAAGTTTCTTATGAAGAAACTGGGAATATGCTTTTTACCCGTTTAAAATATCATTTAGAACTTGAAAAGCTAAAACCTAAGTACAATATCATTAGAAAAAGAAAAATTACAGATAAAAACTTTAATCACGATAATATGCTTATTGTTGATAAAGGCAGAATTCCTGAAGAACACGCCGTAATTTTAATCGAAAAAAACGAAGTTATAGGATATACATATACCAATCTTGCTTTTCAGGAAAACCAGTTATCTATTCTAAAATCAATGCTTACTCCTATTGAATACAAAGAGTTAGCAAAAACCATCATTAAAAACTACTTACTAAAAAATAAAGTCTCTAAAATAGTACGATTACAAGTTGAAAATAATTTATAA